From the genome of Aerococcus sanguinicola:
TTATTTATGTCTTATCAGGCTTTATACCGGGTCTGGCGGCCCCAGCGCTTTGCGGATATTGTGGGACAGGTGGCTGTTTCCCGCACCTTGCGCAATGCCATCCGCGAGGGGAAGACCAGCCACGCCTATCTCTTTACAGGACCCCGGGGAACAGGGAAAACTTCTGCGGCGAAAATTTTTGCTAAGGCCATTAACTGCCCCAACCAGACCGATGGGGAACCCTGCAATGAATGCGCGATCTGCCAGGCCATTACCGAGGGGACTCTGGCTGATGTGATTGAAATCGATGCGGCTTCTAATAATGGGGTGGAGGAGATCCGCGACATCCGCGATAAGGTCCGCTATACGCCTACCGAAGCCCAGTACAAGGTCTATATTATCGATGAGGTCCACATGCTGTCGACGGGGGCCTTCAATGCCCTGCTCAAGACCTTGGAGGAACCGCCTGCCCACGTGGTCTTCATCCTAGCGACGACGGAACCCCATAAGATTCCTGCGACGATTATCTCTCGGACCCAGCGCTTCGACTTTCGCCGGATCCGCAATACGGATATCGAAGAGCGCCTGGCCTATATCCTCAAAAGCAATGACCAGGCCTATGAGGAAGACAGTTTGAAGATTATTGCTCGGGCGGCCAATGGGGGGATGCGGGACGCCCTCTCCCTCTTGGACCAGAGCCTGTCTTTTGCGGAAGGCAGTCTGGATGCGGAGACGGCCCGCCTAGTAACGGGGACCCTGAGCGAGGACCAGATGCTGGCCTACAGCCAGGCCCTGCTTAAGCAAGATGCCCGGCAAGCGCTCGATACCCTCCACCAGATCCTGAACCAGGGCCAAGAAGCCAACCGTTTCGTTGAAGAAATGCTGGCTTTTATCCGGGACCTGCTGATGGCTAAGGAATTGGGTGGGCAAGAATCCGAGCTGACCCGCCACTTCTCCCAAGCCTTCTTTGACTTGGCCAAGGATTTCCCTGACCAGGCCCTCTACCTGATGATGGACCATTTCCAGGAAGCCCAGTCGGAACTCCGCTTTACCAGCCAGCCAGAGATCTACCTGGAAGTGCTCTCGATTCGTTTGAGTCAGAGTCTCAACCAGGCGCCAGAACTCCAGGAAGCTGCTGAAAATGCACCGGTATCCCAGGCCGCCCAGGACCAGTTGGACGCTCTCACCGCCCAAGTGAAATCCCTTCAAGACCAGGTCGCTCAAGGAACGCCGGGAGGTCCAGCCAAGGGGCAAGCCAAGCCGACTGCCAAGCGCCAGGCCACAGGTTCGGTCAACTATAAACCCAATTATGGGCTGATCTATAAGACCCTGTCGGAGGCCACCAATACCGACCGCCACAAGATCGAAAGTATCTGGCCGGACTTGGTGGAATCCCTGCCTAATATCCAACAGGCCCTGCTCAAACAGACCTATCCTGCCGCTGCCTCCCCTGAGTATTTTGTTTTGCGTTTCGATTATGCTATCCTCTGTCAAAAGGTAGCGGACGACCAAGCCATTAAGGATACCGTGGCCAAACGCCTCCAGGAAGGGGTAGGCCATCCCGGTAAGATGCTCATCCTGACTAGCGAACAATGGAATGAAGCCCGGCAGAACTATGTCACCGCCCACAAGGCAGGCAAATTGGACGAACTCCTGGGCGACCAGGCGCCAACTGAGATCAAGCAAGCCGCGTCTTCCGAGGAAAAGCCAGCTGATAGTGACCAGACCCTGCTGGAGGGGGTCCAGGCTAAAGAAGACAATCCGCTGGCAGAAGAAGCCATCAAACTCTTCGGGGCAGATAATGTGACGGTGGTGGATGATTAAGACCGAGAGACTATTTTTTCTCGTCGACTGCTGGCAAGGTGTTTTTATTAAAAGTTCAGCAAAGCATTTTACCCTTCAGGCATTTTCCCTTATAATAGTGTAGAAAGAAACGTGCGCTATAGAGTACGTTAAGCGATACAGAGAATTTGGTATGACCAAGAGAAGCTCAACTAAGCATAAAGGAGAATCAAGCATGGCTAACAATATGATGAATATGCAGAAGATGATGAAGCAGGCACAGAAGATGCAGGCGCAGATGGAGGCTTCGCAAAAGGAGCTAGCAGAAACGACTTTTACTGGGACGGAACCGTCCGGCATGATTAAGGTGACGGTGACGGGCGACAAGAAGGTTGAAAAGATTGACCTGAAACCGGATGTGGTGGATCCGGATGATATCGATATGCTCCAAGACCTCTTACTGGAAGCAACGAATGATGCCTTGAGCCAAGTGGATGCTGCCCAAGAGAAATCTTTTGGTGGAATCAGTAAGGGCTTGTCTGGTTTAGGGTTTTAACAATTTGTATTGGTGAGCATACGTTGCGCTTTTGAATTTGGTCCTTGAAGAGCCATGGCACCGGCTCGAGCCTCGGTCTCTCGCCTAGCAAGAGTCAAACGGCTCGTACGGCTAAAGCCTACGATCCGTAATTTCCTTTGCTTGCTTTTTCATGGCTAAGGACCAACTTCAACGCTTCACTCCTGCTCAAAAGTAATTGGTATAGTTTTTGGTTACTAATTACCAACATTAAAAATTAAGGAATGGTTTTAAGTTAAGAAGCGCGTATGCATGGGGCCTGGCCAATCTTTGCTGGGCCTCTTCTTTATGCCTAATGATTTAAGGAGGATTAGATGCAGTATCCAGAACCTATTGCTAAGTTGATTGATAGCTTCCAGAAATTGCCGGGAATTGGGGCGAAGACGGCGGCGCGCTTGGCTTTTTTTGTTTTAGATATGCCGGAAGCGGATGTGGTGGACTTTGCTAAGGCCTTGGTCGATGTGAAGCGTAATTTAGTCTACTGCAGCGTTTGCGGGAATATTACGGAAGAAGATCCCTGCGTGCTCTGTGCTGACCAGACTCGGGACAAGTCCCAGGTGATGGTGGTGGAACAGGCCCGGGATGTCATGTCGATGGAGAGGATGCAGGAGTACCGAGGCCTTTACCATGTCCTCCACGGTGTCTTGTCCCCCATGGAAGGAACCGGTCCGGAAGACTTGAATATTACGAGTTTACTGACCCGGCTCCAGGACGAAACCATCCAGGAAGTGATTATTGCTACCAATGCCACGGCGGAGGGTGAGGCGACGGCGACTTACTTGTCTCGCCTGATCCAGCCGGCAGGGATTAAGGTGAGTCGGATTGCTTACGGTCTGTCTGTGGGGTCAGATATTGAGTATGTCGATGAAATGACCCTCCTCCGTGCTTTGGAGGGGCGGCGGACCATGAACCAAGGGAAGGAGAAAGACTGATGCCCGGACGTTTTATCACAGTGGAAGGCCCAGACGGCTCAGGGAAAACCACCCTGATCCAAGGCCTTCTTGCCCGCTTGGAAGCTCACTTGCTTCCTGACTTGGTCGCTACTCGTGAACCAGGTGGCGAGCCCCTAGCGGAAAAAATCCGCGACCTTATCTTGGATCCTGCTCATACGGATCTAGATGCCCGGGCGGAAGCCTTGCTCTATGCGGCGAGCCGTCGCCAACACCTGGTCCACAAGATCCAACCTGCCCTAGCAGCCGGTAAGTGGGTGGTCTGTGACCGCTTCGTGGATTCATCCATTGCCTACCAGGCTTGGGGGCGGGAGATTGGGGTAGCTGGCATTCAAGCCATTAATGACTTTGCGACAGAAGGCCAAGCCCCTGACCTCACCCTCTACTTAGATCTCTCAGCAGAAGAAGGCATTCGTCGGATTCAGACACAGCGGTCTGACGAATACAACCGCTTGGACCAGGAGAGTATCGCTTTCCATAAGCGGGTGGTGGCAGGCTACCAAGAGCTCCTAGCCAAGGACCAGGGCCAGCGGATTAAGGCTATCGATGCGAGTCAGGCGCCAGAAGCCTGCTTGGACCAGGCCTGGAAGATCTTGCAAGCGGCTTATCCAGAAGACTTTCGCCAAGACTAGGAGGGGAGACCATGTTTCGAATTCAAGCCAAGCAGCCGGAACTCACGACGCTGATGGACCGGGTCCTCCGCCAGGGACGTTTGGGCCACGCCTATATCTTTGAAGGAGAGGCGGGGGCTGGCCAGGCGGAGATGGCGGACTATGTGGCGGCGGCCCTTTTTTGTCAGGGAGAAGATAAGCCCTGTGGCCAGTGCCGGAACTGCCAGCTCCTCGTCCAAGGCGACCTCCCTGACTTAGTCCACGTCGAGCCGGAGGGGCAGAGCCTGAAGATCGACCAGATGCGGGAGATTAAGCAGGAGCTTTCGCTAACCGCTATGGGTGGCGGGCACAAGGTTTTCATTATCCATGAGGCAGAGAAGATGACCAATAGCGCTGCCAATAGCCTGCTCAAGTTCCTGGAAGAGCCCAATCCCGAAGTTTATATCTTTCTTTTGACCAGCCAAAAAGAGCGGCTCTTGGCAACCATCCAGTCGCGCTGTCAGGTGATCCACTTCAAGACTCTGCCCCTGGACCAGGTCCGGCTGACCTACCAGGAGGCGGGGATCAGCTCGCAAGTGTCGGAATACCTGGCAGCTCTGACTTCCGACCTCAGTCTGGCCCAAGGCTTGGCAGAAGATGAGACTTTCTTAGACCAGACCAAACGTTCCTGGACCTGGCTGGAAGCCTTAGTTAAACAGGATCCCCGGGCTTTTACCATGGTGCAGACGGACTGGATCAAGCGAGACAAGGGACGGGAGACGAACCAACGCCTCCTTGAAATCATCTTGGCCTACTTGCGCGACCTGCTTGTTCTCAACTACCAGGAAAGAGACCAACTCATCCTGCCTTCCCGGGCTTCGGCTTACCAGGACCTCCGCCGCCAGGTAAATCCTCGCCAGCTCCAAGACCAAGTCCAGCTGGCACTTAAGGCGCGGCGGATGATCCAAGCCAATGTCAGCCCCCAGGCGGCCCTAGAATATTTTGTTCTGGCGAGCTGGCAAGGCTAGCGTGCATGAATAAAAAAGCGGCCATAAGCTTCTCAGACCTCCAATGATCGGTTAGGCTGGGAGACTTATGGACCGCTTTTTTATATTTTAAAGTGCATCTGCTTCGTCTAGGGGACGGTGGATGCGAGTGACCAGACTCAAGGCCTCAAAGCCTAGTCCTTCAAAGAGCGCCACAGAAGGATTTTCGATATCCG
Proteins encoded in this window:
- a CDS encoding YbaB/EbfC family nucleoid-associated protein, which gives rise to MANNMMNMQKMMKQAQKMQAQMEASQKELAETTFTGTEPSGMIKVTVTGDKKVEKIDLKPDVVDPDDIDMLQDLLLEATNDALSQVDAAQEKSFGGISKGLSGLGF
- the holB gene encoding DNA polymerase III subunit delta'; its protein translation is MFRIQAKQPELTTLMDRVLRQGRLGHAYIFEGEAGAGQAEMADYVAAALFCQGEDKPCGQCRNCQLLVQGDLPDLVHVEPEGQSLKIDQMREIKQELSLTAMGGGHKVFIIHEAEKMTNSAANSLLKFLEEPNPEVYIFLLTSQKERLLATIQSRCQVIHFKTLPLDQVRLTYQEAGISSQVSEYLAALTSDLSLAQGLAEDETFLDQTKRSWTWLEALVKQDPRAFTMVQTDWIKRDKGRETNQRLLEIILAYLRDLLVLNYQERDQLILPSRASAYQDLRRQVNPRQLQDQVQLALKARRMIQANVSPQAALEYFVLASWQG
- the tmk gene encoding dTMP kinase — encoded protein: MPGRFITVEGPDGSGKTTLIQGLLARLEAHLLPDLVATREPGGEPLAEKIRDLILDPAHTDLDARAEALLYAASRRQHLVHKIQPALAAGKWVVCDRFVDSSIAYQAWGREIGVAGIQAINDFATEGQAPDLTLYLDLSAEEGIRRIQTQRSDEYNRLDQESIAFHKRVVAGYQELLAKDQGQRIKAIDASQAPEACLDQAWKILQAAYPEDFRQD
- the recR gene encoding recombination mediator RecR; protein product: MQYPEPIAKLIDSFQKLPGIGAKTAARLAFFVLDMPEADVVDFAKALVDVKRNLVYCSVCGNITEEDPCVLCADQTRDKSQVMVVEQARDVMSMERMQEYRGLYHVLHGVLSPMEGTGPEDLNITSLLTRLQDETIQEVIIATNATAEGEATATYLSRLIQPAGIKVSRIAYGLSVGSDIEYVDEMTLLRALEGRRTMNQGKEKD
- the dnaX gene encoding DNA polymerase III subunit gamma/tau, which translates into the protein MSYQALYRVWRPQRFADIVGQVAVSRTLRNAIREGKTSHAYLFTGPRGTGKTSAAKIFAKAINCPNQTDGEPCNECAICQAITEGTLADVIEIDAASNNGVEEIRDIRDKVRYTPTEAQYKVYIIDEVHMLSTGAFNALLKTLEEPPAHVVFILATTEPHKIPATIISRTQRFDFRRIRNTDIEERLAYILKSNDQAYEEDSLKIIARAANGGMRDALSLLDQSLSFAEGSLDAETARLVTGTLSEDQMLAYSQALLKQDARQALDTLHQILNQGQEANRFVEEMLAFIRDLLMAKELGGQESELTRHFSQAFFDLAKDFPDQALYLMMDHFQEAQSELRFTSQPEIYLEVLSIRLSQSLNQAPELQEAAENAPVSQAAQDQLDALTAQVKSLQDQVAQGTPGGPAKGQAKPTAKRQATGSVNYKPNYGLIYKTLSEATNTDRHKIESIWPDLVESLPNIQQALLKQTYPAAASPEYFVLRFDYAILCQKVADDQAIKDTVAKRLQEGVGHPGKMLILTSEQWNEARQNYVTAHKAGKLDELLGDQAPTEIKQAASSEEKPADSDQTLLEGVQAKEDNPLAEEAIKLFGADNVTVVDD